The Sesamum indicum cultivar Zhongzhi No. 13 linkage group LG2, S_indicum_v1.0, whole genome shotgun sequence genome contains a region encoding:
- the LOC105155619 gene encoding gamma-glutamyl peptidase 5 translates to MKEMKVHGEKRYALLLAATDSEYVKKVYDGYFNVFVDAFGDDGEKWDLFRVVEGEFPEIDELHNYEGFVVSGSPHDAYGDEYWILELCFLLQTLFAMQKKVLGICFGHQVLCRALGGKVARSHSGWDIGVRTVSLTEDFYSYGLFNGLDEIPPTLSIIECHQDEVWEVPEGAQLLAFSDKTGVEMFTLGDNILGIQGHPEYTKDILDNLIDRLLSNNSIERCFGEEKKLQLMESEPDRKYWERICKSFLKGSWSQIPTYF, encoded by the exons ATGAAAGAAATGAAGGTCCATGGGGAGAAAAGATATGCACTTCTGCTAGCAGCAACGGACTCCGAGTACGTGAAGAAAGTCTATGATGGATACTTCAACGTGTTTGTGGATGCATTTGGGGATGATGGGGAGAAATGGGACTTATTTCGGGTAGTCGAAGGCGAGTTCCCGGAGATCGATGAGCTCCATAACTATGAAGGTTTTGTGGTTAGTGGGAGCCCTCATGATGCTTATGGTGATGAGTATTGGATTCTTGAACTTTGCTTTCTCTTGCAGACTTTGTTTGCCATGCAAAAGAAAGTTCTTGGCATTTGCTTCGGTCACCAG GTCTTATGTAGAGCTTTGGGGGGGAAAGTTGCAAGATCCCATAGTGGTTGGGATATCGGAGTTAGAACGGTGAGCCTTACGGAGGATTTCTACTCGTATGGATTATTCAATGGACTGGATGAGATCCCTCCAACTCTCTCAATCATTGAGTGCCATCAAGATGAG GTGTGGGAGGTGCCTGAGGGAGCTCAGCTACTTGCATTTTCTGATAAAACAGGAGTGGAAATGTTCACACTTGGAGACAACATCCTAGGAATCCAAGGCCATCCTGAGTACACCAAAGACATTCTTGATAATCTCATCGATCGTCTGCTTTCCAACAATTCCATTGAG AGGTGTTTTGGTGAAGAGAAGAAGTTGCAGTTGATGGAATCAGAACCTGATAGAAAATACTGGGAAAGGATTTGCAAAAGCTTTCTCAAGGGTTCTTGGAGTCAAATACCTACATATTTTTGA
- the LOC110011580 gene encoding uncharacterized protein LOC110011580, protein MVMKYGAFEFLVMPFNLTNAPATLSTLMNQNLDRARRPFVADSDETHEHELYAKVSKCLFAQETISFLGHIVERGRIQMDPKKVHAIEEWRLPSNVHDLRSFLDLANYYRYFVKGYSEIAQPLTDLLKKMETWNWTPQC, encoded by the exons ATGGTCATGAAGTATGGAGCTTTCGAGTTTCTTGTCATGCCTTTCAACCTGACGAACGCTCCCGCAACCTTGAGCACTTTGATGAACCAG AATCTTGATCGAGCACGTAGACCATTTGTAGCAGATTCTGACGAGACCCATGAGCATGAGCTATATGCGAAGGTGTCGAAATGCTTGTTTGCTCAGGAGACTATCAGTTTCTTGGGGCACATCGTGGAGAGAGGACGTATTCAGATGGACCCCAAGAAAGTACATGCTATTGAGGAGTGGCGGCTGCCGAGCAATGTTCATGACTTGCGCTCATTTCTCGATTTGGCGAATTATTATCGGTATTTTGTGAAAGGTTACTCAGAGATAGCACAGCCCCTGACGGACTTATTGAAGAAGATGGAGACTTGGAATTGGACGCCCCAATGCTAA